In Kaistella sp. 97-N-M2, the sequence ATGCTTCCCACCATCGTTGCGCCAACTTCAGCCATTACCACTTCACCAAAAAGTGGATTTGAAATAATGGAATACTGGCGCTTGTTCAGCCAAAAAATTTCCGTCATTTTGCGCAGTGCCAAAGGGTTTACGGAGTAGTAATCACCTTCTATACGTCGGTTCGGAGAAATTTTACCGCCCACAGGAAAATGATAACGGTGATAATCCGGCGGCGCTAAACGGAAGATCAACAGCGCGCCATCTCGGTATTTCCGGGCAAGATAGGCATCATCCAAAAAAGATGAGACATCAAAACGAGCACCTTTGATGAAAAAATCCGTATTGGTGATGTTGGACCAGGCTAAAACTTTTCCGTCCGCCGGCGAAACTGCAATCGTAGAATCTCGATCGATGGGTCTGGCGTCGCTTTTAAGTTTACGCGTAAAAAAATCATTAAAATTGACGTATTCTTTCTGCTGAGCGATGGTCATATCAACATCAAAATCTTTAATAAAAGGTTTTATCAATTCCGTGGAGGAAACATCATCCATCCTGGTGCCATAGTAGGACGACAGGATTTTCCTTTTCGCCAAAGTCCACATCGTTGCTTCACCAACGGGATTATTATAAAGCCAAACCAACCAATTTTCTCCCGCTACCTTTTCGGTTTTTAACTGGCTGCTTCCTCTTTCGTAATACCGAATAGGATCCTGAGCCTGCGGCGGGTAAACGGCGATACCGATTAATAGGGCAAAAGACAGAAAGAGGATTGGCCATCTTTTTTTTTGGCGGATAACTTCATGGACGATTGTTTCAGGAAAGGCAAATATAAACATTACCCATTTAAAGTTTAATCGCTCCGTAATCAACTTAACGCGGGTGGGGAAATTTCAAAAAAGACCGCTTTCACTGTGTGTGAAAACGGTCTAAATTTTTCTTACTTCAATTTCCTTTATACAAGGTCGTCATTTCGTTCTTCGTGATTATCGGCGTTATCGCTTCGGCTGTAGAAATTATTTTCTTCATCTTCAGATCCAATCTCTTCCATGGCATCGTCCGCAGCAACACCTGGAACATCCAAATCGTCGCCAAGTCTTTCTTCGCCTGAATCTTCGGTAAGGATAGGATTTCCGTCGCCATCCATCGGTACAGCTTCTTCCTGATTGAAAATATCGTTTTCAGGAGAATAATTCATTTCTCTCAATTGCTCGTTTTGTTCGCTTTTGTTATTTTCTGGTGTCATAATAATTGATTTTTATACTGCATCTGAAGACAAAAATGATTCCAAGCTTGTCTCAAAAATATTTAAAATTTATTTTTCTAATTTTTAATTTTGATAAACTTCGGGATTTGCGCAGTTAGGCATCGCTTCACCTTTTGCAAAAGCCACGATATTTTCTGCAGCCAGTTTTGCCATTCCGTTGCGCGCCTCAACTGTAGCAGAACCGATGTGCGGCAAAACGCAGACATTAGACAACTCAAGCAATGGATGGTCCTTATCCATCGGTTCAGGATTGGTAACGTCTAAACCTGCGCCCCAAATTTCTCTGGTTTTTAACGCATGTAGTAAATCATCTTCGCTGTGAAAACCGCCTCTTGCGGTATTGATGAAGATGGCGTTCGATTTCATTTTTTCGAATATTTCTGTATTGAAAATTCCGGCCTGCTCTTCTGTATAATTCGCATTAATACTTAGAACATCTGATCTTTTAACAAGATCTTCAAAGGAAACGTATTGTGCCTCCAGTTTGTTTTCGGCGTCGGAGTTGCGGCTTCTGTTGTGGTAAATAATGTTCATCTCAAAAGCTTTTTTACACTTTTCTGCCATTTCAAAACCTATTCGTCCTAAACCATAAATTCCTAATGTTTTTCCATATAACTCCTGCCCCAATTCTTCCAGGGCATCAAAATCTTTCCAGTTTCCGGATTTTACTTTGTCGATATTGTAAGTAGCTTTTCTGGAAACCATTTGCATAAGGAGAAAAGCGACGTCCGACGTGGCTCTGCTCAAAACATCGGGCGTATTGCCAATTGGGATTTTTCTGGCATTTGCTTGCTGTACATTCACATTGTCGAAACCCACTGAAAACAACGCAATGGCTTTAATATTGGGACATTCATCAAAAAATTCTTTATCGAATTGATGTTTTCCCACATTTAAGATCGCATCGGCTTTTTTACAGTTTTCTAACCATTCGGCGTCATTTTCATTCTCAGGAAAAATAACTTCGATATTTTCCTTTTGCAGGATCTCCATTCCGATCTGTGGAATTTGAGCATTAACAAATACTTTCATGTAAATTCTTTTAATTTAAGGCCTCATTTAAAAGGCCGCCGCATGAAATTCAATTTTCGTTCCGATTATCCGGATATATTGGCAGGATGGAGAACTGAAAAAAAACATTTTAAAAGTAAGTTCACACTAAAAACCTTTATATTTACGGCCGAAACGGGTGAATCGTGTGCAAATCACGAACTGTCGCGCAACCGTAATTCAATTTATTGAAAAGTCGGATCCCCAAAAAACTTTCGCGATTTGAAGTAGAAATCCCAAAAGATTTCTGTTCATTTCTGTTTTTAATCTTAAAATAAAAAAAAATGAACTATCAAGAGAAGATCAAAAATTCCGAAACCCACGTTTTCAAGGTTGTTTTCCCGAATATTACCAACCATCACAATACCATGTTTGGCGGCACAGTGATGGAAATGATGGATGAAGTTGCCTTTATGACGGCCACCAGATTCGCCCGAAAATCTTTCGTCACCGTGAGTTGCGACCGCATCGATTTCAAGAAACCCATTCCTGCGGATACATTGGTGGAACTGATAGGGAAAGTGAAGTATGTGGGAAATTCCAGTTTAAAAGTAAATGTAGAGGTTTTCGTGGAGGAAATGTACGCGGAGAAAAGAGAAAGGGCTGTTGCGGGTGATTTTACCCTGGTCGCAATTGGCGCAGACAAAAAACCTGTTCCCATCTTTGAGAATAAGGAAAATATTGAAATTGTATAAGAATAAAAATTCCACTTTTTAGTGGAATTTTTTGTCATCTCGAATAAAATGTTAATCTTCTAACTGTTGATTTTTATTGTTCTTCCAGGCATCATCGTATGCTTTCTTCTGATTTTTCCAGGCGTCTGGCGGCACTGCATTTTCTGCAACTTTAATAATGTTGCCCTCATCGTCATGCTGAACGCCCTGTTCCGGAGTGGGAAGCTCGGATTTTTTTATTTCCGAATTTTTTTTCTGAATTTCCGAAGTTCTTTCCTTATCTAAATCTTTGTCATTCGTATTTTCCATGATATTTAAATTTAATTTTAATGCCTCAATATTATCAATTATTGTTCCTAAAGATCATTACGTTCACTTATTTTGCAGCAGTTCAAGAAAAAAAATTTCTACAGCGAAAAGGGTGAAGGAAACTTTTTAATGCCACCTAAATTGAGG encodes:
- a CDS encoding phosphatidylserine decarboxylase, with protein sequence MFIFAFPETIVHEVIRQKKRWPILFLSFALLIGIAVYPPQAQDPIRYYERGSSQLKTEKVAGENWLVWLYNNPVGEATMWTLAKRKILSSYYGTRMDDVSSTELIKPFIKDFDVDMTIAQQKEYVNFNDFFTRKLKSDARPIDRDSTIAVSPADGKVLAWSNITNTDFFIKGARFDVSSFLDDAYLARKYRDGALLIFRLAPPDYHRYHFPVGGKISPNRRIEGDYYSVNPLALRKMTEIFWLNKRQYSIISNPLFGEVVMAEVGATMVGSMIQTYRGNSVEKGGEKGYFKFGGSTVVLLFEKDKIKIDADFLKNTAGGIETTVKMGERIGQSVKIAE
- a CDS encoding D-glycerate dehydrogenase — encoded protein: MKVFVNAQIPQIGMEILQKENIEVIFPENENDAEWLENCKKADAILNVGKHQFDKEFFDECPNIKAIALFSVGFDNVNVQQANARKIPIGNTPDVLSRATSDVAFLLMQMVSRKATYNIDKVKSGNWKDFDALEELGQELYGKTLGIYGLGRIGFEMAEKCKKAFEMNIIYHNRSRNSDAENKLEAQYVSFEDLVKRSDVLSINANYTEEQAGIFNTEIFEKMKSNAIFINTARGGFHSEDDLLHALKTREIWGAGLDVTNPEPMDKDHPLLELSNVCVLPHIGSATVEARNGMAKLAAENIVAFAKGEAMPNCANPEVYQN
- a CDS encoding acyl-CoA thioesterase, whose protein sequence is MNYQEKIKNSETHVFKVVFPNITNHHNTMFGGTVMEMMDEVAFMTATRFARKSFVTVSCDRIDFKKPIPADTLVELIGKVKYVGNSSLKVNVEVFVEEMYAEKRERAVAGDFTLVAIGADKKPVPIFENKENIEIV